Within the Mucilaginibacter sp. CSA2-8R genome, the region ATTTACGGCTTTTAAGCATGCCCTTAAAGTTTCCTTGGGTAGCCGATATGGTAAGCTGATGTTTTTGATCGTTCCAATTCAGGATGAATTTTGCGTACCGGCCTTTTTCGTAATTATAGTTATCGTTCTCATCTTCGTAAAACTCAAACTTACCGTTAGCGCCTGGATAAATGCGCAACTCTAATTCGTTGGCAGGCTTTTCTGTAGCGTACTGCATAACCGGCCCCATGGGCACTATTGAGCCTGCGCGAACATATAACGGAATTAGAGACAAGGGCACATCAACATTCAACTGCTGACCTCCATTATAATGCTTACCGGTCCAGAAATCGTACCAGCCTTTGGCTACAGGCAGGTACACAGTGCGGGTATGCTTACCTGTAGCGGCATTGCTGCCGGTATACAACTGCTCAGTAACCGGGTTAACCAAAAATGCCGGACCAAACATATACTCGTTGGGTATGCTATACACCTTTTCATCCTGCCGAAAATCAAATGGAAGCGCCCGCATAATGGTATAATTGTTTTGAGTTACCTGCCCCGCCAGTGAGTAAATGTAAGGTAGTAACCTATACCTTAGCTTATCGTAATTTAGCAAGGTAGCTTTGGTTTCGGCGCTCCAGTTATTAGAAAACAGCGCACGCTCGCCCTTACCATGTATACGAAATATCGGGCTGAATACACCAAACTGAAACCACCGGGTAAAGAGCTCCTGATTTTCGGGCAGTGACCAATTGGCCGCTTTCCAACCCAAATGGTAACCGCCAATATCCGACGTCCAGTAAGGGATGCCCGACGCACAGGCATTAATGCCTTGCGGTACCTGGCTTTTAAAAGCATCAAACGTACAAGTAATATCTGACGACCACAAAGTAGTGGCATTACGCTGCTGGCCGGCAAAAGCCTGCCGCACCAGGAAAAACGCCCGCTTATTAGCAATATCGTTTCGCCAGCCTCTATACAGGCCTTTAGTATGCTCTAACGAGTAGGTGTTAAAATAATCAATGCCCTTTCCCGGCCAAAAGTCAGCTTTACGGCGTTCGTCGAGCAGAGCGCCATTGTCGGGCTCGCACTGGTCTACCCACCATGCATCCCAGCCATAACGCTTTACCAGGCTATCGCGGGCCTGCTGCCAATATAAATTGCGGGCTTGCGGGCTATGTGCATCGTAATAGGTATCAAAAGTATGAGTAACCACATTATCCCAGGTAATGCTGGTTAAACCGCCTGTTCTTTTAAGAGCATCATAATTGGGTGTACCTTGCCCAAATACAGGCCATATTGATATCATGGCGTGTATGTTGGCTTTGTGCAACTCATCTACTAAGGCTTTGGGGTTTGGATAACGCTCGGGCTTCATAACGTGTGAGCCAATAGGCAACGGATCCCAATAATACCAGTCCTGCACTATTGCATCAACCGGGATATTGCTGTTGCGGTACTTATTTTTCACCGAAATAATTTCATCCTGGCTCATATAACGATCTTGCGACTGAAATAATCCGAAAGACCACTTAGGAAACATGGGCGCTTTGCCTGTAGCTGTACGGTAAGCATTGATGATCTGGTCAAAATCGGGCCCGTAAAAAAAATAATAGTTAACCTGCTTACCACTTTCCGATACGTATTTAAACTTTGTATTACCGCCTTCTGCTCCATAAAACTGCGAGGCAGAATAGTTGTCCCACAATATACCGTACCCCCTTGTTGATAGCAATACAGGGATAGCTCCGGTTAAATACTTTATGGCCATATCCTGATTGCGCCCTTTGTAATTTATAGATAGTGTATCTAAAGGGTGGCAACCCAAACCATATAAGCCCTCGTTAACCGGCGATGCAAATTGCGTTGAGCAACTGTATGTATTGATGCCTGCCACGGTTTGGGCAGCCATTTGTTTATTGTTTTCCTGATCTTCGCTGGTAATTAACTGGCCGGCCAAAGTGTAATAGGCAATAGCGTTGCTGGCACGGTCTACCTTCAAAATAATCTTACCGGTATTAATTAAAACCTGTTGAGCGGTTTGGGCTACGGTGAACTTTATTGGTGCATTAAAAGGCCCGTTAACCACCAATGAATTAAAAGCAGGCAAAGCTTTTAACATACTGTACCTAACCTGGATAATATCTGCGCGGCAAATTTTAATCTTCATGATGCCGTTGTTCAATATAAAGGTAACGCCATCGGCCTCTTTCTGAAAACTGCGCACCGAGGCAGAAGCACTGGCACTTAAAACAACGAAAGCAAATAATATTAATACGAACAAACGTTGTAATGCTATTGCTTTAAGATGGAGTTTATGATACATACCCTGAAAGAATGACGAAAGCTTATTTATAGTTGGCCGCCTTTATATTAATTAATTATTTGCAGATCAGCAACTTTCCTTATA harbors:
- a CDS encoding TIM-barrel domain-containing protein; protein product: MYHKLHLKAIALQRLFVLILFAFVVLSASASASVRSFQKEADGVTFILNNGIMKIKICRADIIQVRYSMLKALPAFNSLVVNGPFNAPIKFTVAQTAQQVLINTGKIILKVDRASNAIAYYTLAGQLITSEDQENNKQMAAQTVAGINTYSCSTQFASPVNEGLYGLGCHPLDTLSINYKGRNQDMAIKYLTGAIPVLLSTRGYGILWDNYSASQFYGAEGGNTKFKYVSESGKQVNYYFFYGPDFDQIINAYRTATGKAPMFPKWSFGLFQSQDRYMSQDEIISVKNKYRNSNIPVDAIVQDWYYWDPLPIGSHVMKPERYPNPKALVDELHKANIHAMISIWPVFGQGTPNYDALKRTGGLTSITWDNVVTHTFDTYYDAHSPQARNLYWQQARDSLVKRYGWDAWWVDQCEPDNGALLDERRKADFWPGKGIDYFNTYSLEHTKGLYRGWRNDIANKRAFFLVRQAFAGQQRNATTLWSSDITCTFDAFKSQVPQGINACASGIPYWTSDIGGYHLGWKAANWSLPENQELFTRWFQFGVFSPIFRIHGKGERALFSNNWSAETKATLLNYDKLRYRLLPYIYSLAGQVTQNNYTIMRALPFDFRQDEKVYSIPNEYMFGPAFLVNPVTEQLYTGSNAATGKHTRTVYLPVAKGWYDFWTGKHYNGGQQLNVDVPLSLIPLYVRAGSIVPMGPVMQYATEKPANELELRIYPGANGKFEFYEDENDNYNYEKGRYAKFILNWNDQKHQLTISATQGNFKGMLKSRKFNVVLVKEGYGTNVDAGTRFNTSVTYTGKPLAVTVN